The Thalassotalea nanhaiensis genome has a window encoding:
- a CDS encoding urate hydroxylase PuuD: protein MDIMEIINFLARWGHLLFGMTWIGLLYYFNFIQGGYFKQATPEALADAKKHLAPAALWWFRWGAMFTLLTGLVLLMGVTKMNVLNDYIIVGAVMGTLMFLNVWLIIWPNQKIALGMVEGDGPAAGAKALLASRTNTLFSGPMAFFMMAGPHFGGYGLGWGSTAMWVALAIVAVLEVNAIVGKQGTMTTVKGVITSSLVLTAVLVAVLKLV from the coding sequence ATGGACATCATGGAAATTATTAATTTCTTGGCTCGCTGGGGCCACTTACTATTCGGTATGACTTGGATAGGACTTTTATACTACTTTAACTTTATTCAAGGTGGCTACTTTAAGCAAGCTACTCCAGAAGCATTAGCTGATGCGAAAAAACATTTAGCACCTGCTGCTCTTTGGTGGTTCCGTTGGGGCGCAATGTTCACTTTACTAACTGGTTTAGTGTTACTAATGGGCGTTACCAAAATGAATGTATTAAATGATTACATCATTGTTGGTGCTGTTATGGGTACATTAATGTTTTTAAACGTTTGGTTAATTATCTGGCCAAACCAAAAAATTGCTTTAGGTATGGTTGAAGGTGACGGTCCTGCTGCTGGCGCTAAAGCTCTTTTAGCATCTCGTACTAATACATTATTCTCTGGCCCTATGGCATTCTTCATGATGGCTGGTCCACACTTTGGTGGTTACGGTTTAGGTTGGGGTTCTACAGCAATGTGGGTTGCTTTAGCGATTGTTGCTGTATTAGAAGTAAATGCAATTGTTGGTAAGCAAGGTACTATGACTACCGTTAAAGGTGTTATTACTTCAAGCTTAGTATTAACTGCTGTATTAGTTGCAGTATTAAAATTAGTTTAA
- a CDS encoding virulence factor BrkB family protein — protein sequence MKLSQIIARYPKVIPVIRFAQHYVKRCKHDQIQVSAGYLSYVTLMSLVPLILVMFSIVTAFPIFGEIHNDIESFIFSNFVPTASEQIQDQIDGFVTNASQMPGVEIFFLFILAMLLISTVDKSLNRIWRIHTRRKRITSFAVYWMILTLGPVLIGISIIATSYIISLVSSSGVDASSLNNLLLRALPFVASLSGFLVLYMLVPNTAVRFKHAFIGAVSATVLFELAKKGFAIFVTKLPTYEAIYGALAIIPILFIWVYLSWLIVFIGAEVTACLQEISATKHKSAKIN from the coding sequence ATGAAATTGTCACAAATTATTGCACGTTACCCAAAAGTGATACCGGTAATACGGTTTGCTCAACATTACGTTAAACGTTGTAAACATGATCAAATACAAGTATCTGCAGGCTATTTGTCGTATGTGACTTTAATGTCATTGGTACCGTTAATTTTAGTGATGTTTTCCATCGTCACTGCATTTCCGATATTTGGTGAAATTCATAATGATATAGAAAGCTTCATCTTTAGCAATTTTGTGCCTACCGCTTCAGAGCAAATACAAGACCAAATAGATGGTTTTGTGACTAATGCTTCACAAATGCCCGGTGTGGAAATATTTTTCCTCTTCATCCTTGCCATGTTGCTTATATCGACTGTGGATAAGTCCTTAAATCGAATTTGGCGTATTCATACTCGTCGCAAACGTATCACTTCGTTCGCTGTTTACTGGATGATACTTACCTTAGGTCCAGTTCTGATAGGTATCAGTATAATTGCTACGTCTTATATTATTTCTCTTGTTTCTAGTAGTGGAGTTGATGCGTCTAGTTTAAATAATTTATTACTTAGGGCTTTGCCATTTGTTGCATCATTGTCGGGTTTTTTAGTTTTGTATATGTTGGTACCGAATACGGCGGTTAGGTTTAAACATGCATTCATTGGTGCCGTGTCAGCAACGGTGCTATTTGAACTGGCAAAAAAAGGTTTCGCTATATTTGTTACTAAGTTGCCTACATATGAAGCAATATATGGCGCTTTAGCGATTATTCCTATTTTGTTTATTTGGGTGTATTTATCGTGGCTAATTGTATTTATTGGCGCCGAAGTAACGGCTTGCCTACAAGAAATTAGTGCTACAAAGCATAAATCAGCTAAAATTAATTAG
- the pip gene encoding prolyl aminopeptidase, whose product MHSLYPKIKPNQTQYLSIGEHKIYVEESGNPDGIPVLYLHGGPGGGSSSDHRRYFNPEKYRIIIFDQRGCGKSTPHASTSNNTTWDLIDDIEEIREYFSITKWLVAGGSWGTTLGLAYGIKHSERVTGFILRGIFLGTDEETAWLYGKDGAGAIYPDHYQDFIAPIKHQHFSEPVKTFHKLLTSDNEIARIAAAKAWTLWETRISALQIDKAELTGTDETHGAIAMACLENHYFINQCFFEPDFIIKNIAKITHIPAFIIHGRYDMVCQLKQAYILAQHWPNAQLQIIPKSGHSGFEVAIIDAICQASDKMAAFIESK is encoded by the coding sequence TTGCATAGCTTATACCCCAAAATAAAGCCTAACCAAACACAATACCTTAGCATTGGTGAACATAAAATTTATGTTGAAGAAAGTGGTAACCCTGACGGGATCCCTGTGTTGTACTTACATGGTGGTCCTGGTGGTGGCAGTAGTAGCGATCATCGTCGTTATTTCAATCCTGAAAAGTATAGAATAATCATCTTTGATCAACGTGGATGTGGAAAATCTACTCCCCATGCAAGCACGAGTAACAACACTACTTGGGATTTAATTGATGATATAGAAGAAATTCGTGAGTATTTTTCCATTACCAAGTGGTTGGTTGCCGGAGGCTCATGGGGAACAACATTGGGCTTGGCTTATGGTATTAAACATAGTGAGAGAGTCACAGGTTTTATCTTGCGCGGTATCTTTTTAGGTACCGATGAAGAAACAGCTTGGCTTTACGGTAAAGACGGCGCTGGCGCAATCTACCCGGATCACTATCAAGACTTTATTGCACCAATCAAGCATCAGCACTTTAGCGAGCCAGTTAAAACATTCCATAAACTGCTAACCTCCGATAATGAAATCGCTAGAATTGCAGCGGCAAAGGCATGGACATTATGGGAAACTCGAATATCAGCACTACAAATTGATAAGGCTGAGTTGACCGGGACCGATGAGACGCATGGTGCCATCGCAATGGCCTGTTTAGAAAATCATTACTTCATTAATCAGTGCTTTTTTGAGCCTGATTTTATTATTAAAAATATTGCCAAAATAACCCACATTCCAGCCTTTATTATTCACGGACGTTACGATATGGTTTGCCAACTTAAACAAGCTTATATCCTCGCCCAACACTGGCCAAATGCACAACTGCAAATTATTCCAAAATCTGGTCATAGCGGCTTTGAAGTAGCAATAATTGATGCCATTTGTCAGGCTTCTGATAAAATGGCCGCATTTATCGAATCCAAATAA
- the dtd gene encoding D-aminoacyl-tRNA deacylase, with translation MIALVQRVSHAHVSIDGKINGQIDKGLMVLLGVEKGDDAAKAKRLAQKVATYRMFEDEQGKMNLDVGQVAGDLLVISQFTLAADTKRGKRPSFSGSAEPGLGKELYEYFCQQLRELGFKVPTGVFGADMQVTLTNDGPVTFTLTS, from the coding sequence ATGATCGCGTTAGTACAAAGAGTAAGCCATGCTCATGTTTCTATTGATGGCAAAATTAATGGTCAAATAGACAAAGGTTTAATGGTGCTGTTAGGTGTTGAAAAAGGCGATGACGCTGCCAAAGCAAAACGTCTCGCGCAAAAAGTTGCTACCTATCGAATGTTTGAAGATGAGCAAGGGAAAATGAATTTAGATGTTGGCCAAGTGGCTGGCGATTTATTAGTAATTTCACAATTTACCTTAGCCGCAGATACCAAGCGTGGTAAAAGACCAAGTTTTTCTGGGTCAGCAGAGCCTGGTTTGGGAAAAGAGTTGTATGAATACTTTTGCCAGCAATTAAGAGAGCTTGGCTTTAAAGTACCAACCGGAGTTTTTGGCGCCGATATGCAGGTGACATTAACAAACGATGGCCCCGTTACATTCACTCTAACCAGTTAA
- a CDS encoding bifunctional GNAT family N-acetyltransferase/hotdog fold thioesterase: MSEYIFTVKQPTSEDDYQGYHQLRFQQLRQPWGQPKGSEVDELENQSVHRMVVDQCGNVVAVGRFHKTSCFVAQIRFMAVSDKYQGQGLGKMILNALEHEAAVQGVKTIELNAREVALNFYKACDYQLHDEAHTLYSEVKHFAMSKTLQPINNQFTPWLAELEGVWHSTIPVSKHMLIHPASLVNKQFTVCANREANINLHNTMFAGSIYTLATLTGWGWVHLLVKQQQLQGDIVLADADIRYKQPLHGQPLAKVQQEFTSGSVEVLGKGRRARIQVKVDVCDGDTVVATFNGKYVVLPPAKPVQQGKES, encoded by the coding sequence ATGTCAGAATATATATTTACGGTTAAGCAACCGACCAGTGAAGATGATTATCAAGGGTATCATCAACTTAGATTTCAGCAATTAAGACAGCCTTGGGGTCAGCCAAAGGGCTCAGAAGTAGACGAACTTGAAAACCAATCTGTGCACCGCATGGTGGTTGATCAATGTGGTAATGTTGTTGCGGTAGGGCGCTTTCACAAAACCAGCTGTTTTGTTGCACAAATTCGATTTATGGCGGTAAGCGATAAATATCAGGGCCAAGGGCTGGGTAAAATGATACTCAATGCCCTTGAACATGAAGCGGCAGTTCAGGGAGTTAAAACCATTGAACTTAATGCCAGAGAAGTGGCGTTAAATTTTTATAAAGCCTGTGATTACCAGTTGCATGATGAAGCACATACTTTATATAGTGAAGTAAAGCACTTTGCCATGAGCAAAACATTACAGCCAATTAATAATCAATTCACGCCTTGGTTAGCTGAACTTGAGGGGGTTTGGCATAGCACTATCCCTGTGTCTAAACACATGCTGATACATCCGGCTTCCCTAGTTAATAAACAATTTACCGTTTGCGCAAATCGAGAAGCAAACATTAACCTGCACAATACAATGTTTGCCGGGAGTATTTATACCTTGGCTACTTTGACGGGGTGGGGCTGGGTACACTTACTGGTAAAACAACAGCAACTACAGGGCGATATCGTGCTTGCCGATGCAGACATCCGCTATAAGCAACCGTTACATGGTCAGCCTCTTGCAAAAGTACAGCAGGAATTTACATCTGGTAGTGTTGAAGTGTTAGGTAAAGGGCGCAGAGCACGTATACAAGTAAAGGTTGATGTGTGTGATGGTGATACAGTCGTTGCTACATTTAATGGCAAATATGTTGTGTTACCGCCTGCTAAGCCAGTGCAACAGGGCAAGGAAAGTTAA
- a CDS encoding NAD(P)-binding domain-containing protein, with translation MTEQTSNNDSVGIIGAGWLGLPLALKLQEKGVRVIASATSQDSEDKLKQQGLNTCRLTLPDINSDCAVLQCQHIVICIPPGIRYGKSDYVAKVSAIVRKAELAKSYVKSITLLSSTAVYNGLAGEVCEQSELNFSSAKVEIMHQAEQTVLTSQCANKTVLRLGGLMGYDRQPGRFFKNNRSIPNPESVINFIHRDDVIGIICQLFECFKRTKTLNNPTNIFNCVAPSHPKRRDFYQKAFTNLGMPAPCFSEQEEQNGKLVNSIYIGNLQYQFKYPDILTCLENKTNLD, from the coding sequence TTGACTGAGCAAACGAGTAACAATGATAGTGTTGGTATTATTGGCGCAGGCTGGCTTGGTCTGCCGTTAGCATTAAAATTGCAAGAAAAAGGTGTAAGGGTAATTGCTAGCGCGACAAGCCAAGACAGTGAAGATAAGCTCAAACAACAAGGGCTTAATACTTGTCGGTTAACGTTACCTGACATAAACAGTGATTGTGCAGTACTTCAATGTCAGCACATTGTTATTTGCATCCCTCCGGGTATTCGCTATGGCAAGAGTGATTACGTAGCAAAAGTGTCGGCAATAGTGCGTAAAGCGGAGCTAGCGAAAAGTTATGTAAAAAGCATCACCCTATTAAGCTCAACAGCCGTTTACAATGGTTTGGCTGGTGAAGTGTGTGAACAGTCAGAGTTAAATTTTAGCAGTGCAAAAGTTGAAATAATGCACCAAGCTGAACAAACAGTATTAACCAGCCAATGTGCAAACAAAACGGTTTTAAGGTTGGGTGGTTTAATGGGTTATGATCGCCAACCGGGGCGATTTTTCAAAAACAACCGATCCATACCTAACCCTGAGTCGGTGATTAATTTTATTCACCGAGACGATGTTATTGGTATTATTTGTCAGTTGTTTGAGTGCTTTAAACGTACAAAAACATTGAATAACCCAACCAATATATTTAATTGTGTCGCGCCATCACATCCTAAACGACGTGATTTTTACCAGAAAGCATTCACTAATTTAGGAATGCCTGCGCCATGCTTTAGTGAACAAGAAGAACAGAATGGTAAACTGGTTAACAGTATATATATTGGCAATTTACAATATCAATTTAAGTATCCTGATATACTGACTTGTCTAGAAAATAAAACTAACTTGGATTAA
- a CDS encoding YcxB family protein, producing MNFESKFTLSKRHFRECFEQSSSLQPKTNKRYLKALALFVLGLFFYWSQIEGLSAHLGMFFFILAFVDALSVKFAKGWWVTRQMLSKAAGNEVTIMLSDDGINIESDFAKQLLAWSDINTYQETEKGIVLMTIKAGNSYISKRCFNDDAWQFLLAKLAGK from the coding sequence ATGAACTTTGAAAGTAAATTTACCCTAAGCAAGCGTCATTTTAGAGAATGTTTTGAACAATCAAGTTCATTACAGCCAAAAACAAATAAGCGCTACTTAAAAGCATTGGCCCTGTTTGTTCTTGGCTTGTTTTTTTACTGGAGCCAAATTGAAGGGCTAAGTGCTCATCTTGGTATGTTCTTTTTTATTCTGGCGTTTGTTGATGCACTTAGTGTTAAGTTTGCTAAAGGCTGGTGGGTTACCAGACAAATGCTTAGTAAAGCTGCAGGTAATGAGGTTACGATAATGCTTAGCGACGACGGTATTAATATTGAGTCAGATTTTGCTAAACAACTATTAGCTTGGTCAGACATTAACACTTACCAAGAAACCGAAAAAGGCATCGTGTTAATGACTATAAAAGCTGGCAATAGCTATATTTCAAAACGTTGTTTTAATGACGATGCTTGGCAGTTTTTATTAGCAAAACTGGCCGGAAAGTAA
- a CDS encoding SPFH domain-containing protein: MEFLNNYAPADLIVLIVWGAIFLTFIVKLFQSICLVPTKSAYVVERLGKYHKTLDAGFHALLPFIDRVAYIQDLKEETIDVPPQECFSKDEVNVEVDGVIYISVTEPIRSSYGIVDYRFAAMQLAQTTTRSVIGTLDLDRTFEERDLISAKVVDVLDKAGEAWGIRVHRYEIKNITPPQTVRLAMEMQVNAERERRAIMAKSEGDKQSVINRSEGIKRETINISEGEKQRRINAAEGKASEILSLAKATAESIKKVANVINQEGGQKALEMQLSEQYLKQMKGLSKESRKVILPANLLDYQQWMNTMGLANVNKNKV; encoded by the coding sequence ATGGAATTTTTAAATAACTATGCACCCGCCGATTTAATTGTCTTAATCGTTTGGGGCGCGATATTTTTAACCTTTATCGTTAAATTATTTCAATCAATTTGCTTAGTCCCTACTAAATCAGCCTATGTGGTAGAGCGTTTAGGGAAATATCATAAAACTCTCGATGCTGGATTTCATGCCTTGCTACCATTTATTGACCGAGTTGCATACATTCAGGATTTAAAAGAAGAAACTATCGATGTGCCGCCACAAGAGTGTTTCTCAAAAGATGAAGTAAATGTTGAAGTTGACGGGGTTATTTATATTTCGGTCACTGAACCAATTAGATCCAGCTACGGTATTGTCGATTATCGATTCGCAGCAATGCAATTAGCACAAACAACAACCCGCTCTGTAATAGGCACGTTAGATTTAGACCGTACCTTTGAAGAACGTGACTTAATTAGTGCTAAAGTTGTGGATGTATTGGATAAAGCCGGTGAGGCTTGGGGTATTAGAGTACACCGTTATGAAATTAAAAATATAACGCCACCACAAACAGTGCGTCTAGCTATGGAAATGCAAGTGAATGCTGAACGTGAGCGCCGCGCAATTATGGCAAAAAGTGAAGGTGACAAACAAAGTGTTATCAACCGCTCAGAAGGTATTAAACGTGAAACAATTAACATTTCTGAAGGTGAAAAACAGCGTCGTATTAACGCTGCAGAAGGTAAAGCCTCAGAAATTTTATCGTTAGCAAAAGCAACCGCTGAGTCGATTAAAAAAGTGGCCAATGTGATTAACCAGGAAGGTGGTCAAAAAGCCCTGGAAATGCAACTAAGTGAACAGTACTTAAAGCAAATGAAAGGGCTGAGTAAAGAAAGCCGTAAGGTTATACTTCCTGCCAACTTACTAGACTACCAACAGTGGATGAACACTATGGGTCTTGCAAATGTGAATAAAAACAAGGTATAA
- a CDS encoding SPFH domain-containing protein has protein sequence MFAVLTFVLLGILFILYKLVLIVEMREVCVIERLGKFRAVMHPGLHFLIPFFDRVAYRHETREQVLDIPAQSCISKDNIQIDVDGLVYIKVMDGAKASYGIEDYRRASVNLAQTTMRSEIGKLSLSQTFSERDTLNETIVSEIDKASDPWGIKVLRYEVRNITPSLNVIHTLEKQMEAERNKRAEITLANAARDSMINLSEGDRQEAINLSEGDKQKQINEAEGRAREIEIIADATAQGISLIAEAANQPCGDDAIKMRLMEEYIQQVGDVLNTADVSILPSEIAKLEGFFEGMDKVTATAQGAK, from the coding sequence GTGTTTGCAGTATTAACTTTTGTCTTGTTAGGCATATTATTTATTTTATATAAGCTGGTGCTTATTGTTGAAATGCGCGAAGTATGCGTTATCGAACGACTAGGAAAATTTAGAGCAGTAATGCACCCAGGTTTGCATTTTTTAATTCCATTTTTTGACCGTGTCGCCTATCGACATGAAACTCGTGAACAGGTATTGGATATACCGGCACAAAGCTGTATTTCCAAAGATAACATTCAAATTGATGTAGATGGTTTAGTTTACATAAAAGTAATGGATGGCGCGAAAGCCAGTTACGGTATTGAAGACTACCGCCGAGCCAGTGTTAACTTAGCCCAAACAACAATGCGTAGTGAAATTGGTAAATTAAGTTTAAGCCAAACGTTTTCAGAACGTGACACACTAAACGAAACCATTGTTAGCGAAATCGATAAAGCCTCTGATCCTTGGGGTATAAAAGTGCTCCGTTATGAAGTGCGTAACATTACTCCATCATTGAATGTAATTCACACCCTTGAAAAACAGATGGAAGCTGAGCGTAACAAGCGTGCAGAAATAACTCTTGCCAATGCCGCTCGTGACTCAATGATTAATTTATCAGAAGGCGATCGCCAAGAAGCAATCAACCTGTCTGAAGGTGATAAACAAAAACAAATTAATGAGGCAGAAGGTCGCGCTAGAGAAATTGAAATTATCGCTGATGCTACGGCGCAAGGGATCAGTTTAATTGCTGAAGCTGCCAATCAACCATGTGGTGATGACGCGATTAAAATGCGCTTAATGGAAGAGTATATCCAACAAGTTGGTGACGTATTAAATACTGCCGATGTTTCTATTTTACCAAGCGAGATCGCTAAGTTGGAAGGTTTCTTCGAAGGCATGGATAAAGTAACCGCAACAGCACAAGGAGCTAAATAA
- a CDS encoding NfeD family protein gives MDFSNDVFAWGCVGIVLMLAELVIPGGIVVFLGTSALAVALTLQFGIITSWMHAFTLWFILSMVLLIVFRNVGQKMVGGDSRIENTDENLDVFGYEVDVIETIGPGNKKGRIVFQGTNWTALGDGSEIKSGEKVKIVCRENISYVVEKLS, from the coding sequence ATGGATTTTAGTAATGATGTTTTTGCTTGGGGCTGTGTTGGCATTGTGTTGATGCTGGCTGAATTAGTTATTCCTGGCGGTATTGTTGTGTTTCTTGGTACCTCAGCATTAGCCGTAGCACTAACCCTGCAATTTGGCATTATTACCAGTTGGATGCATGCCTTTACCTTATGGTTCATCCTTTCAATGGTATTACTTATTGTTTTTAGAAACGTTGGCCAAAAGATGGTTGGCGGTGACAGCCGAATTGAAAATACCGACGAAAATTTGGATGTATTTGGCTATGAAGTCGATGTTATTGAAACGATTGGCCCTGGTAATAAGAAAGGTCGAATTGTGTTTCAAGGTACAAATTGGACAGCGCTGGGCGATGGCAGCGAAATTAAGTCTGGCGAAAAAGTTAAAATTGTTTGCCGAGAAAACATATCTTACGTAGTCGAAAAATTATCATAA
- a CDS encoding CPBP family intramembrane glutamic endopeptidase, translating into MSEPENIPSLHSYEPLSHAVIWIMVLYVPTIFLSVAIVMYAESSPQIMDTTAWLTDGDVTTVFSILMALVTLPLLAYGTKTLSVKQRLNFFGLQSSFNFNEFKPWLILTFVYIVLSYLINILLDVRIPEWMLDMRDTIDYGWLSILSVCIIAPIFEELVFRGFIFSKIERTRLRKSGAVVVTAIIFTLIHTQYEGIVLADLFVLSLLLSFIRLKTNNLKYCIAVHMLNNMISALFLF; encoded by the coding sequence TTGTCTGAACCTGAAAATATACCATCATTACATTCCTATGAACCGCTTTCGCATGCGGTTATATGGATCATGGTTTTGTATGTGCCGACCATATTTTTAAGCGTAGCTATTGTGATGTATGCTGAGTCGAGTCCGCAAATAATGGATACAACCGCTTGGTTAACCGATGGCGATGTAACGACGGTTTTTTCAATTTTAATGGCGCTTGTTACATTGCCACTGTTGGCGTATGGCACAAAAACCTTGTCGGTAAAGCAACGGCTTAACTTTTTTGGATTGCAAAGCTCGTTCAATTTTAACGAGTTTAAACCTTGGTTAATACTCACTTTTGTATACATAGTGTTGAGTTACTTAATTAATATTTTACTCGATGTACGCATACCCGAGTGGATGTTAGACATGAGGGATACGATTGATTATGGCTGGCTGAGTATATTGTCGGTATGCATTATTGCACCTATTTTTGAAGAGCTGGTATTTCGTGGTTTTATCTTTTCTAAAATAGAGCGAACTCGTTTAAGAAAGTCTGGAGCAGTTGTTGTGACTGCGATTATTTTCACCCTTATTCATACTCAATATGAAGGTATTGTATTGGCCGACTTATTTGTACTGTCGCTGCTGCTATCTTTTATTCGTTTAAAAACCAATAACCTTAAATATTGTATTGCCGTACACATGCTAAACAATATGATCTCGGCACTGTTTTTATTTTAA
- a CDS encoding urocanate hydratase, which yields MNFQQQIKQGIPSELPAAKPYPVDANRAPKRKDILSSDEKQLALRNALRYFPKEWHQELAAEFAQELKDFGRIYMYRFKPTYELKARSVSDYPAKCEQAAAIMLMVDNNLDPAVAQHPEELITYGGNGAVFQNWAQYLLAMKYLSEMESDQTLHLYSGHPMGLFPSSKDAPRVVVTNGMMIPNYSQPDDWEKFNALGVTQYGQMTAGSFMYIGPQGIVHGTTITVMNAFRKVLNTGDTSEGKIFLTAGLGGMSGAQPKAGNIAKCITVCAEVNSKAATKRHQQGWVDELIDNMDALITRVKEAQSNKEVVSIAYIGNIVDVWEAFYDQEIFVHLGSDQTSLHNPWSGGYYPVDISYEESNRLIREEPDLFKVKVQETLKRHADAVNKHTARGTYFFDYGNAFLLEASRAGGDVMAENGIDFKYPSYVQDILGPMCFDYGFGPFRWVCASGKSEDLDKTDEIAAQVLTKIMAESPAEIQQQMQDNITWIKDAKQNKLVVGSQARILYADAQGRIEIAKAFNDAINSGEIGPVVLGRDHHDVSGTDSPFRETSNIYDGSRFTADMAIHNVIGDSFRGATWVSIHNGGGVGWGEVTNGGFGMLLDGTIDSERRLKSMLLFDVNNGIARRSWARNEEANFAIKREMARTPKLKVTLANLVDDDILNNLSL from the coding sequence ATGAATTTTCAACAACAAATTAAGCAAGGCATTCCAAGTGAATTACCTGCAGCTAAACCTTATCCGGTAGATGCTAACCGTGCTCCTAAGCGTAAAGACATTCTTAGTAGCGACGAGAAACAGCTAGCACTTAGAAATGCACTGCGTTACTTCCCAAAAGAATGGCATCAGGAATTAGCAGCAGAGTTTGCTCAGGAATTAAAAGACTTTGGCCGTATTTATATGTATCGCTTCAAGCCTACTTATGAATTAAAGGCACGTTCGGTCTCTGATTACCCAGCTAAATGTGAACAAGCGGCTGCTATCATGTTGATGGTTGATAACAACCTAGACCCTGCTGTGGCACAGCATCCAGAAGAACTTATTACTTATGGCGGCAATGGTGCAGTTTTCCAAAACTGGGCACAATACCTGTTAGCCATGAAGTATTTAAGTGAAATGGAAAGTGACCAAACATTACATTTATATTCTGGTCACCCGATGGGCTTATTCCCATCTTCAAAAGATGCACCACGTGTAGTTGTCACTAATGGCATGATGATCCCTAACTACTCACAGCCTGATGACTGGGAAAAGTTTAACGCCTTAGGTGTTACTCAATACGGGCAGATGACGGCTGGTTCGTTTATGTATATTGGTCCGCAAGGTATTGTTCACGGTACAACAATTACCGTGATGAATGCGTTCCGTAAGGTACTTAATACAGGTGACACATCTGAAGGTAAAATTTTCCTTACCGCAGGTTTAGGCGGCATGAGTGGTGCACAACCAAAAGCCGGCAACATCGCTAAGTGTATTACCGTATGTGCTGAAGTAAACTCGAAAGCCGCAACCAAGCGTCATCAGCAAGGTTGGGTTGATGAACTTATCGATAACATGGATGCGCTTATCACCCGTGTTAAAGAAGCTCAATCGAATAAAGAAGTCGTATCGATTGCTTACATAGGGAATATTGTCGATGTTTGGGAAGCTTTCTACGATCAAGAAATATTTGTTCATTTAGGCTCAGACCAAACCTCATTGCATAACCCTTGGTCAGGCGGTTATTACCCGGTAGACATCAGTTATGAAGAATCGAATCGATTAATTCGTGAAGAGCCAGACTTATTTAAAGTTAAAGTGCAGGAAACATTGAAACGTCATGCCGATGCTGTCAATAAGCATACCGCTCGTGGCACGTACTTCTTCGACTACGGCAACGCCTTCTTACTGGAAGCTTCTCGCGCCGGTGGCGATGTAATGGCTGAAAATGGCATCGACTTTAAATACCCTTCATATGTTCAGGATATTCTTGGACCAATGTGTTTCGACTATGGATTTGGACCATTTCGTTGGGTTTGTGCTTCTGGTAAATCTGAAGATTTGGATAAAACTGATGAGATTGCTGCACAAGTATTAACTAAGATCATGGCAGAGTCGCCTGCTGAGATTCAGCAACAAATGCAAGACAATATCACTTGGATTAAAGACGCCAAGCAAAACAAGTTAGTGGTTGGTTCACAAGCACGAATTCTTTATGCTGATGCACAAGGTCGAATTGAAATAGCAAAAGCATTTAATGATGCCATTAACAGCGGCGAAATTGGCCCTGTGGTATTAGGCCGTGATCACCATGATGTTAGTGGTACAGACTCACCGTTCCGCGAAACATCTAACATTTATGATGGCAGCCGCTTTACTGCAGATATGGCTATTCACAATGTAATTGGTGACAGTTTCCGCGGTGCAACATGGGTTTCAATCCATAATGGCGGTGGTGTTGGCTGGGGTGAAGTGACCAACGGTGGTTTTGGCATGTTACTCGATGGCACCATTGATTCCGAACGTAGACTTAAATCTATGTTGTTGTTTGATGTAAACAACGGTATTGCCAGACGCAGTTGGGCACGAAATGAAGAAGCTAACTTTGCGATTAAACGAGAAATGGCAAGAACGCCTAAGCTAAAAGTTACCCTAGCTAACTTAGTTGATGACGATATTTTAAATAATTTATCGCTGTAA